The DNA segment caAAGTGATGCAAGTTAAgcttgcactgtgcgaagtgtgctcgcaatgtgcgaagtgtgcgaaaagtccggactgtgctcgcactgtgcggagtgtgcgaaaagtgcgcgcaccgtgcgaagtgtgctcgcactgtgcgaaaagtgcggagtgcgcgcacagtgcggagtgcgctcacagtgcggagtgcgcgcacagtgcggagtgcgcgcacagtgcgaaatgtgcaccgcacactgagatgtgcgtgcgtgtgcgcacagcacacttaattgtgctctttttcccaacactaatatatatatatatatatatacatatacatatatacatatacatatatacatatatatatatatatatatatatatatatatatatatatatatatatatatatatatatatatatatatatatatatatatatatatatatatatatatatatatatatatacatatatatatacatatttttattttatatatgtTGTCCATATAGTTATGGTAAGCGGTAATATATTTATTCAAATATACATTTATGTAcatgttactttttttttgaatattttttaacatgtttttaaaacaaacttacatgtttatattaaaaaaacattatcttgaagaattgaaaaattaacagAGTATATTGTCTGTTTCACTTAATAACACTCATATAGgaatacaaaaaatgtattaattaaTTACACACGTGCATGTACATGCTTACTAGTTAGATTACCGTTGTACGTGtatgtaataaaatacatttttatcattattatgtttataattatttttctgattattaaaaaaacacttattgttttaatgtaaaccgctttgaaaatagcaatataTATGATACAATTAGAACTCGCCAATTGCATTTATATCATATGTctacaaaaaaagatagattttgtttattaaaaagaCATTTTTTATGCAACACGACTAATGTCTGCGTATTTTGTCATGTTTATTCTTTTATACAATGTGGATTAACTGACTTATTCTCATATTTATATGAACAACtcggatttttttgtattcaattgaaaaagcaGACTTGCAATTGGCGAGGTTTGAATGTATTTCGCTTCGTCACATGACAGCTCGCATATCTGTCTAGTtagaaacgtaaacaaacacggaCAACCGCCCGTAAAGATTGTGTGCAGAATAATCGTGAAATTTTATGTGAAAACTCGAGAAAAGGTAAGTGTTCTGTGCATATTTCAGTAAATaaactatattttaatgcttgaACACATTATTCCAcaggaaaaacatcatttcatcCCGAAATTTGGCAACATTCGTCCGAGTATGGTtgagcagctgtgtgtgtgtatgccgacGGAATACGACGCCGgtaagatgaaatgttttactttttaaatcACAATGAATTGCAAAAATAATGCAGATTTAATGATATTGATCTTTGTTACAGTTTCTACATCAATCACTAAAGCCGgctgtgatcgtgatcggcacattctcaactggaccaacacaccggtcgttgtgtatcttcaagcaaaccaacgttgccatacaccacaaaatagcatggaaaggaaagtattataaaataatatcacATATGAAAGCATTCTAATTtttccttgttatttttccactgcaaacagGACATTGGATCACTTGTCGATGAGTGGTTTTTATATGCAAGTGTTGTTAAGAAGTGTGTTGTACGGTGTATTAcgtgttttactttatttgtatcGCTTTGCAAGTGGTACAATTAGTGCATTTAATCGTTGTAATACAGCTAACATAAGATTTACTCGAGCATTAGAAGCGGCAACAATACATGTGCCTGACGCAGAGACAACAACGCCGTCGGCATCCGTTGATACCATCCAAAGTGATGGTTGAAATCgtatttaaacgtgtaaaaccaTGTATTGGGGCGTGTAAGTATTGaataatagttaaataaaatacattttatcgttgtactggacaatgtgcatcgaaattaaaaaaaagtgtgtgtgtttttgtttacatccgaATACAGAAACCACAACGCTATACTGTGGTTCGAGCACTCGCTAAGTAACGCTTGAGCTTTGAGCTTTCATTGAGCTTACATAGAATGTTACACGCTACCTGCTCACTAAGgactgcta comes from the Anopheles coluzzii chromosome 2, AcolN3, whole genome shotgun sequence genome and includes:
- the LOC120950400 gene encoding uncharacterized protein LOC120950400, giving the protein MYFASSHDSSHICLVRNVNKHGQPPVKIVCRIIVKFYVKTREKEKHHFIPKFGNIRPSMVEQLCVCMPTEYDAVSTSITKAGCDRDRHILNWTNTPVVVYLQANQRCHTPQNSMERKVL